Proteins from one Aminivibrio sp. genomic window:
- a CDS encoding ribose-phosphate pyrophosphokinase, which translates to MGTNTRDLMIFSGTAHPSFARRICSELGIELSRAKHFRFSDGEIGLSIEESVRGADVFVVQPTCNPVNENLVELLIMIDALKRASAFRINVVCPYFGYARQDRKTKPRDPISAKLMANLLTGAGADRVISADLHAGQIQGFFDIPLDHLTGMPLLGSYFKENIAESQASGSLVVVAPDVGGVVRARKFAGSLKADLAIVDKRRSHEVANLCEVMDIIGDVSGKTAVLVDDIIDTAGTICNAAALIKDRGAVKVFACATHGVLSGPALERLENSGIDKVVLTDTIPLLESKKSDKIIQLSIAPLFAEAILRVHSDRSVSSLFD; encoded by the coding sequence TGGGGACCAACACGCGGGATCTGATGATCTTTTCCGGAACGGCTCATCCGTCCTTTGCGCGCAGAATCTGCAGTGAACTGGGGATCGAGCTTTCCCGGGCGAAGCACTTCCGCTTTTCCGACGGAGAGATCGGTCTTTCCATAGAGGAGAGCGTCCGGGGAGCGGATGTTTTCGTCGTGCAGCCCACCTGCAACCCGGTGAACGAGAACCTGGTGGAGTTGCTGATCATGATCGATGCCCTGAAGCGGGCGTCGGCCTTCCGGATCAACGTGGTCTGCCCCTACTTCGGCTATGCCCGGCAGGACAGGAAGACCAAGCCCAGAGACCCCATCTCCGCCAAACTTATGGCCAACCTGCTCACCGGCGCCGGGGCGGACAGGGTTATTTCCGCCGATCTTCACGCCGGGCAGATCCAGGGCTTTTTTGACATCCCCCTGGACCATCTCACGGGTATGCCCCTCCTGGGGAGCTATTTCAAGGAGAACATCGCCGAGAGCCAGGCCAGCGGCTCCCTGGTGGTGGTGGCCCCCGACGTGGGGGGGGTGGTCCGGGCCAGGAAGTTCGCCGGCAGCCTGAAGGCCGACCTCGCCATCGTGGACAAACGCAGGTCCCACGAAGTGGCCAACCTCTGCGAGGTTATGGACATCATCGGCGACGTCAGCGGGAAGACCGCCGTCCTGGTGGACGACATCATCGACACCGCCGGCACCATCTGCAACGCCGCCGCCCTCATAAAGGATCGGGGAGCGGTGAAAGTTTTCGCCTGCGCCACCCACGGCGTGCTTTCGGGGCCTGCGCTGGAGCGCCTCGAGAATTCGGGGATCGACAAGGTCGTTTTGACCGACACAATCCCATTGCTTGAGAGCAAGAAATCGGATAAAATCATTCAATTGTCAATAGCCCCCCTTTTCGCGGAAGCCATTTTGAGGGTCCACAGCGACCGTTCGGTGAGCAGCCTCTTCGACTAG